AATCATCACTGGCTAAAATATTGTTTCTCATTGGAAGTTTACATTGATTGTTCCCATTGCCCAGGCATTTTAATGAACACACAGTTCAGTTTAGTCAACCTTCCAGGAGAGGGCAGTATGATCCTCTGTGAAACATTCATCAGATCTTCACGATACATAGATAGAACATAGAGTTTTAGTTACCTATTACCTAAATACAGATAGATTACATAATAGATGTGTCTCCCAGGGGAGTCTCCTGTGTTTGGGTCTGATCCTCCGCTGTGTTGGGATCGGACTCTCTCCCAGTGAGCCAGCTGCAGGTCCCAGGTGGGAGACGGAGGGTCTTGAACAGGGTGGTTCTGAAGGACTTACAGAGGAAGAAGTAGATGAGAGGGTCCAGGAGGGAGTTGAGGGAGGACAGCCAGAGTGTACTCTCCTTCAGCTGGAAGAAGAACAGCTTGAGGTTGCAGTCAAACATGTGTACCCTCGTCTGGCTCAGGGTGTACGGTACGCGGGAGAAGTGGAACGGCACGAAGCACACAAAGAACACAGCCAGCACCAGGAAGACATTTGAACTTACACTCTTCCTCCGGGGCTGGCGCTGTCCTTCAACATTACCCCTGCCAGTACCAGGGTTGTGTATGGCTCCAGTAGAACGGCATGCCCTGGTGCGGGCGTATGAACTGTACAGTTCTTTGGTGATGAGTGTGTAACACACTATCACTGTCACCAAGTTCCCCCAGAAGATTATCTGGCACACATAGTTGACCACCTCATGCCAGAGCAGCCCAGCCTCCGTTTTAAGAACGCTGCACTTGAAGTAGGCCGAGGTGGGGCTGTGGCTGGTCAGGATCATGTTGGGCAGGGAGAGGGTCAGCAGGGAGGCCCAGATAGCCACAGAGAGCAGCTTTCTGTGGGTCAGACGGGCCATGTTGGTCACCTTGAAGGGCTGGAGGGTCTTCCTGCAGCGGTCGATGCTGATGAGGCCGAAGAAGAGGATGCTGATGTACATGGTGAGATAGAAGAGCACAGAGGAGACACGGCAGACAAAGACACGCAGACCCACTGATGCCATGTTGGAGTCAGACAGCACCTGAAGGAAAAACACATCTTTATTGTCTTTATTAAGGTTAGTGATTTAatggctttaaaaaaatatatgttttaaaaTAGTTGTAtcaatattatatttattatcTTTAGAATCAATACTTCCATTGTTTTTGTTATACACTTTATTCATATTATCTTCATTATCACTactatcattattatcattatcactACTATCAATATTATCATTATCGTTATTATCAGTATTATCATTATCACTACTATCGGTATTATCATTATCGTTATCGCTACTATCAGTATTATCACTACTATCGGTATTATCATTATCGGTATCGCTACTATCAGTATTATCATTATCGCTGCTGTCagtattatcattatcattatcgcTACTATCTGTATTATCAGTATCATTATCACTACTATCGGTATTATCGTTATCGCTACTATCAGTATTATCATTATCGGTATCACTACTATCAGTATTATCACTACTATCGGTATTATCACTactatcattattatcattatcattatcactACTATCAGTATTATCACTACTATCAGTATTATCAGTATTATCATTATGATAAAAAATATGATCATTATTATCAATATTATCATTATCGTTATTATCATTATGATAACAATTATTGTAATTTTTATcaatattatcattattatcattatgatTAAAATTATCATTATgatttattatcattattatcattataacTGCACCTTGAAGGGGAAGGTGAGGGTCATGAGGACGTCGGCCACCACAATGTTCTTGAGGTAGATGATGAAGTGGGAGCGGCTGGGGATGCTGAAGAACACCCACACTGCCAGGCCGTTGAGCGACAGGCCCaacaggaagaggagggagtagaGAACAGGAAACACCACCGTCTTCAGCACGTTGTCACGGGAACAGTTGCTGTTGGTGAAGTTGTTATTGACAGGGGTCAGGGCCAGTTCTGTTGTGTTGTCCATGTCGAGGGCTGTGCTGTGCAAAGCAAAACAAAATAGGTGAAAGTTGCACAGCGCTTTAATCTTCCTAATTTCATCCATTACTACAGTCAgtttatcattattatcattatcattattatcaatCTTATCATTATTATCAATATTATcaacattatcattattatcaatATTTTCAACATTATCGTTATTATCAATGGTAACAACATTATCGTTATCGACATTATCATTGTCGATATTATCAACATTATCGTTATCGTTATTATCATTCTCGTTATTATCATTGCGTACTATTATCATCATCGTTTACTGTCAGGATGACTGGATTAGAGACAATAGAACTGCCCTCCCATTCAAAAATGCTGTTTTAATTTAATACAAATGTTTAATACACTTACAAAATGCACCTGTAGATGGACTTGAACATCCATGAAGCCATTACAATTAACAAAGCTTAAATATTGAACTTTTAGGTTTAATATCTTATTCCCTGTTTTACATGTTTAACATTTTGTTCATGTCCTGTTGACAGATGTTGAGTAATTCTGTCTCATGTGTCTGAGTGAACCCACCTGATGCTTCCCGCTCAGGGGAAGATTGAGACAGTCTTCTTCTCTCTCGGCAGATTGGAATTGTTAGGTCGTCTGCTTGAGATGCAGGCGTATAGGTTCTTCAAGTCAGTGAAATGAATGaaaatccacctctctctatTTAAATATCTGTCAATCTGGTATGACTAGTACACGTGGGACATTCTTCCCCTCTTCTGCTTTTTGTTTCCTGTCATAGACGCGACAGCACAACAGCAACATCCTCCCATGAATGTTCTCCTGTTGCACAATCTGACCATCAATATATAGGTATGTTTAGTCATGGTCAATGCTGTTTCCATGCTGGGCATTtgcaggtgcgtgtgtgtgtgtgtggggggggtttaCTATGCCGAATacaatgtgtgtttttttgttacCAGAAGtcattaatttttttatttagatCTTTAGTCAACAAGTTATATCAATTTTTAAGCACCCCTTATCATTGGCTGGACCAGACCAAGGATAACAAAAACACATGGCAAAAGGATGTCTTATGAGCCAGACCTTTTAAGGAAACATCACTGTCCTCACAAATCTGTATGTCCTCTTCACTCTGCGGCTATACGACATCACAGATTGGCACAGGCCTTGAAACATCACGATGCACCCTACTGTGATGATCGTTTGACCAGGAAATGTGGGATAATGTGTGATCTAAAGAGCGCCGTGACAGTCCTACCAATAACAACCCTATTATGACCTCACGACCCTGGAATGTCTGCTTCTGGTTCTTTATGACATCACAACTCCACATGACATTATTCCAGTATCAAATGTTCACATATCCCTCCAGTCCATTAATTACAATGACAAAACAAGGTGAAACTGAGACAGGGCTTGTTGCTAGGAGCAACGGCTTACCTAAAGAGATATACTTGAGTCAATGTTTCTGTCTCTCGGGTAATGTATTGTGTCAGTTACATAACTGTGCTTCTCCCCTGGATATAATGTTAGGGCTGCCAGACATGACTTAATCTCCTTCAGGACAGTGAACGATGTATTTGGAAATGTTCCATCTATTAAAGTTGAAATCCTAATAAAAGGCTGCCACCAGATGTAATGGTCTGTAATGCACCGTGGAGCCCAAGATATTACACATTCAGTCTTGGTTAGTTTAAAAATAAACTTTTGTCATATTAATTCAAAAATAATCTCCATGTTTGAATGCAgtacacacagtcttgtacagctaaaaTTGTGGGGACAGAATTCAGTccaattcaaaatcctatttttatAACCCAAACCCATGCTCTTacctgtaccctaaccctaaccataaccttattccaaaaacctaaccttaaccatggctcctagctcctagctcctCACCCTAAACCtaagcctaaacctaaccctaaaactaactctagttcctaaacctaaccctagctcctaaccctcaaTGCAATTCTAACCCTAAGACTAATTCTAAcatcaaatgtttgtttgttaactattcttgtg
Above is a window of Oncorhynchus kisutch isolate 150728-3 linkage group LG18, Okis_V2, whole genome shotgun sequence DNA encoding:
- the LOC109881377 gene encoding P2Y purinoceptor 12 is translated as MDNTTELALTPVNNNFTNSNCSRDNVLKTVVFPVLYSLLFLLGLSLNGLAVWVFFSIPSRSHFIIYLKNIVVADVLMTLTFPFKVLSDSNMASVGLRVFVCRVSSVLFYLTMYISILFFGLISIDRCRKTLQPFKVTNMARLTHRKLLSVAIWASLLTLSLPNMILTSHSPTSAYFKCSVLKTEAGLLWHEVVNYVCQIIFWGNLVTVIVCYTLITKELYSSYARTRACRSTGAIHNPGTGRGNVEGQRQPRRKSVSSNVFLVLAVFFVCFVPFHFSRVPYTLSQTRVHMFDCNLKLFFFQLKESTLWLSSLNSLLDPLIYFFLCKSFRTTLFKTLRLPPGTCSWLTGRESDPNTAEDQTQTQETPLGDTSIM